A genomic window from Lineus longissimus chromosome 17, tnLinLong1.2, whole genome shotgun sequence includes:
- the LOC135501383 gene encoding ras-related C3 botulinum toxin substrate 1-like, protein MDHIKCVVVGDGAVGKTCMLMTYANNTFSHDYIMTVFDNYSANIMVDNSPCSLNLWDTAGQEDYDRLRPLSYPMTDVFLVCFSLISPTSLENVRVKWYPEIRHYSPNVPIVLIGTKEDLREDDDLIDILCHQNKKPISNVQGLAMAKTIGAYRYIECSALTQKNLTTVFNTAVQAAMKPVKLQTNNGNKKCRLL, encoded by the exons ATGGATCACATCAAGTGTGTGGTGGTGGGAGACGGCGCTGTGGGGAAGACCTGCATGCTGATGACCTACGCCAACAACACATTCAGCCATGACTACATCATGACCGTGTTTGATAACTACTCGGCCAATATCATGGTGGACAACTCGCCGTGTTCACTGAACCTGTGGGACACAGCCGGCCAAGAAGACTACGACAGGCTGAGACCATTATCTTATCCAATGACG GATGTGTTTCTAGTGTGTTTTTCCCTGATCAGCCCCACCTCACTAGAAAACGTGCGCGTAAAGTGGTATCCAGAAATCCGTCACTATTCTCCGAACGTCCCAATAGTTCTAATCGGGACTAAAGAGGACCTGCGCGAGGACGATGACCTCATCGATATATTATGTCATCAGAATAAGAAACCAATCAGCAACGTGCAAGGGCTTGCTATGGCCAAGACGATAGGTGCTTACAGATACATTGAATGCTCCGCATTGACGCAGAAGAACTTGACCACTGTTTTCAACACGGCTGTGCAGGCTGCAATGAAACCAGTGAAATTGCAGACCAATAATGGAAATAAGAAGTGTAGACTGTTATGA
- the LOC135501620 gene encoding uncharacterized protein LOC135501620 has product MSSCGSWLLLGPRIESKPSGLGGLTLSTVGATTLTTGPEGINAWVFTGHNYVKITSDGKLDIERDSFTIATYLYQDVLRDEIIVEWRGRGDFGTHMCIYQGKLLINMDAHTGRSLGEFHIAPPTKKWSFVGISYSQQTGNLVMWVDGNVVIKNVGAIGLRDMLGDLYVGLRPANGGSKFTGKLAGTTLMRCAVSGKAQIEELRKLIISRAKPGGMSSCGSWLLLGPRIESKPSGLGGLTLSTVGATTLTTGPEGINAWVFTGHNYVKITSDGKLDIERDSFTIATYLYQDVLRDEAIVEWRGRGDFGTHMWIYQEKLLINMDAHTGRSLGEFHIAPPT; this is encoded by the exons ATGTCGAGCTGTGGTTCGTGGCTTCTTCTCGGACCTAGGATCGAGTCCAAACCAAGCGGCCTTGGTGGCCTAACCCTATCTACCGTAGGAGCCACAACTCTCACCACCGGCCCTGAAGGTATCAACGCATGGGTTTTCACCGGGCATAACTACGTCAAGATAACCAGTGACGGAAAGCTGGATATTGAGCGTGATAGTTTCACAATCGCGACTTATCTTTACCAAGACGTACTTAGAGACGAAATAATCGTGGAGTGGAGAGGAAGAGGAGATTTCGGAACTCACATGTGCATTTATCAAGGCAAGCTTTTGATCAACATGGATGCCCATACTGGACGCAGCCTTGGTGAATTTCATATTGCTCCACCAACTAAGAAATGGTCGTTCGTAGGGATCAGCTACAGTCAACAAACTGGCAATTTGGTGATGTGGGTCGATGGTAATGTTGTCATCAAGAATGTCGGAGCCATAGGACTCCGAGACATGTTGGGTGATTTGTACGTTGGACTCAGGCCGGCAAATGGTGGGTCCAAATTCACGGGAAAGCTGGCCGGAACAACGCTGATGAGATGTGCAGTCAGTGGTAAGGCCCAGATCGAGGAACTTAGGAAGCTGATCATAAGTAGAGCCAAACCTG GTGGTATGTCGAGCTGTGGCTCGTGGCTTCTTCTCGGACCTAGGATCGAGTCCAAACCAAGCGGCCTTGGTGGCCTAACCCTATCTACCGTAGGAGCCACAACTCTCACCACCGGCCCTGAAGGTATCAACGCATGGGTTTTCACCGGGCATAACTACGTCAAGATAACCAGTGACGGAAAGCTGGATATTGAGCGTGATAGTTTCACAATCGCGACTTATCTTTACCAAGACGTGCTTAGAGACGAAGCAATCGTGGAGTGGAGAGGAAGAGGAGATTTCGGAACTCACATGTGGATTTATCAAGAAAAGCTTTTGATCAACATGGATGCCCATACTGGACGCAGCCTTGGTGAATTTCATATTGCTCCACCAACATAG
- the LOC135501916 gene encoding ras-related protein Rac1-like yields MSSENIADDDTSSVAQSGDGKVQIKCVVVGDGTVGKTCLLISYSTDTFKENHIPTVFDNYSTNVMFSGVPVNLGLWDTAGQGDYDRLRPLSYPNTDVFLICFSLVSPDSFVNVRENWHPEVRHFSPKGTIPVILVGTKADLRSDREALDYLRKKKQAPITYEQGISLAKRIGAVKYVECSAKTMKGVHNVFEEAIRSVLTPKKQSNGRCVLL; encoded by the exons ATGTCGTCTGAGAACATCGCCGATGATGACACCTCGTCTGTCGCCCAATCTGGTGATGGCAAGGTCCAGATAAAGTGCGTGGTGGTCGGCGACGGTACGGTGGGAAAGACGTGCCTGCTGATAAGCTATTCCACAGATACCTTTAAGGAAAACCATATCCCCACCGTGTTTGATAACTATAGCACAAACGTCATGTTCAGTGGCGTACCAGTTAACCTTGGACTCTGGGACACGGCGGGGCAAGGCGATTATGACAGACTGCGGCCGCTGTCTTACCCTAATACC GATGTTTTTCTTATCTGTTTTTCGCTAGTCTCCCCGGATTCATTCGTCAACGTGAGGGAGAACTGGCACCCGGAAGTGCgtcatttttctccaaaaggGACCATTCCTGTGATTCTGGTCGGGACGAAGGCGGACTTGAGGAGTGATAGAGAGGCTTTGGATTATCTTAGGAAAAAGAAACAAGCCCCAATCACATACGAACAAGGCATTTCTTTAGCGAAGAGGATCGGGGCGGTGAAGTACGTCGAGTGTTCTGCTAAGACAATGAAAGGGGTACATAATGTGTTTGAAGAAGCCATTAGGTCCGTTCTCACTCCGAAGAAGCAATCCAACGGGCGCTGTGTTTTACTTTGA